A DNA window from Euwallacea fornicatus isolate EFF26 chromosome 17, ASM4011564v1, whole genome shotgun sequence contains the following coding sequences:
- the Adat1 gene encoding tRNA-specific adenosine deaminase 1: MHSQIAKLSLDRFKTLPKTGKPKETEWTVLSTIVKQQDYQLEVVALGTGSKCIGRSKLCPRGTVINDSHAEVMCRRAFVCYLYSELNLESSIFNFNKEKKQYVLKPNLEFHFFTTYVPCGDAAIFSKQTVEDIGEALLFEDKNDCTPPKRKKTDDIYRTGAKCLNDGQIQDSKADGPDYHVLGLVRTKPGRGDPTSSVSCSDKLAKWCHLGIQGSLLMTFLEKPIYLSTFTILSTTPFCEEALNRAMFSRLNDVSLTDPFSRHLLAVSVVNCEFDYMKNKGKTACPSSLSWYLNREVLSSLEIVVMGRKQGATKKQMLSGKSALRICKAEIFKSFAKKCIELKLGFLREKMTYSMAKALCNVYKENKEILLKKFGTWTRKDPKLLEFTF; encoded by the exons ATGCACTCCCAAATAGCAAAACTCTCCCTAGATCGATTTAAAACTCTGCCGAAAACTGGAAAACCCAAGGAAACTGAGTGGACAGTTTTATCAACTATTGTAAAACAACAAGATTATCAATTGGAAGTTGTTGCCTTAGGCACTGGCTCAAAGTGCATTGGAAGATCAAAGTTATGTCCCCGGGGCACTGTGATAAACGACAGCCATGCAGAAGTAATGTGCAGACGAGCCTTTGTATGTTATTTATATTCGGAACTAAACCTAGaatcatcaatttttaactttaataaagaaaaaaagcagTATGTCTTAAAGCCAAATTtagagtttcatttttttaccacTTATGTGCCGTGCGGGGATGCTGCAATATTTTCTAAGCAAACAGTAGAGGATATTGGGGAGGCCTTGCTGTTTGAAGATAAAAATGATTGCACTCCGCCTAAGAGGAAAAAAACAGATGATATCTATCGAACAGGGGCTAAGTGCCTTAATGATGGACAAATACAAGATTCCAAAGCAGATGGACCTGATTATCATGTTCTTGGTTTGGTGAGAACTAAGCCAG GTAGGGGCGATCCTACATCTTCAGTGTCTTGCAGTGACAAGCTAGCAAAATGGTGTCACCTCGGCATTCAAGGTTCTCTATTAATGACTTTTCTGGAAAAGCCCATATATTTGTCAACATTCACCATTTTGAGTACCACTCCATTTTGTGAAGAAGCACTTAACCGGGCCATGTTTTCAAGACTGAATGATGTTTCATTGACTGACCCATTCTCCCGACATTTGCTAGCAGTATCTGTGGTAAATTGTGAATTTGATTACATgaaaaacaaaggaaaaacTGCTTGTCCTTCAAGCCTATCTTGGTATTTAAATAGAGAGGTGTTAAGTAGTTTAGAGATTGTGGTCATGGGCAGAAAACAGGGGGCTACAAAGAAACAGATGTTATCAGGAAAGTCTGCTTTAAGGATTTGTAAAGCAGAGATTTTCAAGAGTTTTGCTAAGAAGTGTATAGAATTAAAATTGGGCTTTTTAAGGGAGAAAATGACCTATAGCATGGCAAAAGCTTTATGCAATGTTTATAAGGAAAATAAGGAGATTTtattgaagaagtttggaacTTGGACAAGGAAAGATCCCAAACTGCTTGAATTCACTTTCTGa